A region from the Chromatiales bacterium 21-64-14 genome encodes:
- a CDS encoding undecaprenyldiphospho-muramoylpentapeptide beta-N-acetylglucosaminyltransferase: protein MTVSQSRRNAGPVLIMAGGTGGHVFPALAVAEQLLADGVEVLWLGTRRGLEARVVPAAGIPIVWIRVAGLRGKGVLDRVLAPLMLALALVQALWVMLRVRPCAVLGMGGYSAGPGGVVAWFLRRPLLIHEQNALPGLTNRWLARFATRVLESFPGSFESCYQAVLTGNPVRAAIAAVPPPEARLAGRDGPLRLLVLGGSLGARVFNETVPGALRRLSAEQCPQVWHQAGERTLSVALSQYRAAGIEGARVEAFIEDMAQAYGWADLVLCRAGAMTVSELAVVGLAAILVPYPHAVDDHQTRNARYLVERDAALLVAQRDFDEAWLAACLREFHPARRRLMEMACAARGAGRPQAARQVATLCREAAGL from the coding sequence ATGACTGTGTCCCAGTCGAGGCGCAACGCCGGCCCGGTCCTGATCATGGCGGGCGGTACCGGCGGGCACGTCTTTCCCGCCCTGGCGGTGGCCGAGCAGCTGCTGGCCGACGGGGTCGAGGTGCTGTGGCTCGGGACCCGGCGCGGCCTGGAGGCACGGGTGGTTCCGGCAGCGGGGATTCCGATTGTATGGATCCGGGTGGCCGGTTTGCGTGGCAAGGGCGTGCTGGACCGGGTGCTGGCACCGTTGATGTTGGCGCTGGCGCTGGTGCAGGCGCTATGGGTGATGCTGCGGGTGCGTCCGTGCGCGGTGCTGGGGATGGGCGGCTACAGCGCCGGGCCGGGCGGAGTGGTGGCGTGGTTCCTGCGCCGCCCGTTGCTGATCCACGAGCAGAACGCGCTGCCGGGTCTTACCAACCGTTGGCTCGCGCGCTTTGCGACCCGGGTATTGGAATCCTTCCCGGGCAGTTTCGAATCCTGTTACCAGGCGGTGCTGACGGGCAATCCGGTGCGCGCGGCGATCGCCGCGGTGCCGCCGCCGGAAGCGCGGCTCGCCGGGCGTGACGGGCCGTTGCGGTTGCTGGTGTTGGGCGGCAGTCTGGGTGCCCGGGTATTCAACGAGACGGTGCCGGGCGCACTGCGGCGCCTGTCTGCGGAGCAGTGCCCGCAGGTTTGGCATCAGGCCGGGGAGCGCACCCTCTCGGTGGCCCTGTCCCAGTACCGTGCGGCGGGCATTGAAGGGGCGCGGGTGGAGGCCTTCATCGAGGACATGGCCCAGGCCTACGGTTGGGCCGATCTGGTGCTGTGCCGGGCGGGTGCCATGACCGTGTCGGAGCTTGCGGTGGTGGGATTGGCGGCGATCCTGGTGCCCTACCCGCACGCCGTGGACGATCACCAGACCCGGAACGCGCGTTACTTGGTGGAGCGCGATGCGGCGCTGCTTGTTGCGCAACGGGACTTCGACGAGGCGTGGCTGGCAGCCTGCCTGCGCGAGTTCCATCCTGCGCGCCGGCGGCTGATGGAGATGGCGTGCGCGGCGCGCGGGGCGGGACGCCCGCAGGCGGCGCGGCAGGTGGCGACTCTATGCCGCGAGGCAGCGGGTCTGTGA
- a CDS encoding putative lipid II flippase FtsW — translation MSAVELWPFGTVRPDGRRQTVMPLQLDRPLIVSVVALASLGLVMVASTSMGLADRQFGTPFHYVLRDGVYLALGFGAVLLLLRIPLAAWEAGGRALFFITLVLLAVVLVPGIGKHVNGSVRWLALGPFQFQVSELAKLTAVIYLAGYIVRQADAVRTTARGFLTPMLLLALAGVFLLLEPDFGTTGVIMATALGMLFLAGVQLWQFGALFLTVSVGLGLLAVLSPYRLERLTSFLNPWADPFSSGFQLTQALIAIGRGQWFGVGLGNSVQKLFYLPEAHTDFLFSILAEELGLLGVVVVVGLFSCVVWRAFRVGLRAERAGRPFGAYLAYGIGMWLGIQAFLNIGVNMGVLPTKGLTLPLMSYGGSSLLIACVAIGLLLRVDREARRAESGAARVPTRAQAPGGGR, via the coding sequence ATGAGCGCGGTGGAGCTATGGCCGTTCGGGACGGTGCGACCGGATGGTCGGCGGCAGACCGTCATGCCTCTGCAGTTGGATCGACCCTTGATCGTGTCGGTGGTCGCGTTGGCGTCCTTGGGTCTGGTGATGGTGGCGTCCACATCCATGGGGCTGGCCGACCGGCAGTTCGGTACCCCCTTCCATTATGTGCTGCGGGACGGTGTTTATCTGGCGCTGGGTTTCGGCGCGGTGCTGTTGCTGCTGCGGATTCCGCTCGCGGCCTGGGAAGCCGGCGGGCGTGCCCTGTTCTTTATCACCCTGGTCCTGTTGGCGGTCGTGCTCGTGCCCGGGATTGGGAAACACGTCAACGGCAGCGTGCGTTGGCTGGCGTTGGGTCCGTTCCAGTTTCAGGTATCGGAACTAGCGAAGCTCACGGCGGTCATCTATCTGGCCGGTTACATTGTGCGCCAAGCGGATGCGGTGCGTACGACGGCGAGGGGTTTCCTCACCCCGATGCTGCTGCTGGCTCTCGCTGGCGTGTTTCTGCTGCTGGAGCCGGACTTCGGCACCACCGGGGTGATCATGGCTACGGCGCTAGGCATGCTGTTTCTGGCGGGGGTACAGCTCTGGCAGTTCGGTGCGCTGTTCCTGACGGTATCGGTGGGCCTCGGCCTACTGGCGGTATTGAGCCCTTATCGCCTGGAGCGCCTTACCTCGTTCCTCAATCCGTGGGCGGATCCCTTCAGTTCCGGATTCCAGTTGACCCAGGCATTGATCGCGATCGGCCGCGGCCAGTGGTTCGGCGTCGGCCTGGGCAACAGTGTCCAGAAACTGTTCTATCTGCCAGAGGCCCACACCGATTTTCTGTTCTCTATCCTTGCCGAGGAACTCGGCCTGCTCGGTGTGGTGGTGGTGGTGGGTCTGTTCAGCTGCGTGGTGTGGCGCGCGTTTCGCGTCGGACTCCGTGCCGAGCGCGCCGGACGCCCCTTCGGCGCCTATCTGGCCTACGGGATCGGCATGTGGCTTGGAATCCAGGCGTTTCTGAACATCGGCGTGAACATGGGCGTACTCCCTACCAAGGGACTGACCCTGCCCCTGATGAGCTACGGTGGCAGCAGCCTGCTGATCGCATGCGTGGCGATCGGTTTGCTGCTGCGGGTAGACCGGGAGGCGCGCCGTGCCGAGTCGGGAGCGGCGCGGGTCCCTACCCGTGCGCAGGCGCCGGGGGGCGGCCGATGA
- a CDS encoding UDP-N-acetylmuramoyl-L-alanine--D-glutamate ligase, whose product MTTIQDAGRRVLIVGLGATGLSCARFLAAHGAEIAVTDTRVHPPGLDDLRETLPDVAVFLGGLDEQALRSAHEIVVSPGVSLRTPVIAAAIGRGTPVIGDVELFARYARAPVAAITGSNGKSTVTTLLGEMARAAGRDVRVGGNLGTPALDLLSDGEPDLYVLELSSFQLETTASLSPAVAAVLNLSPDHMDRYQNVAEYAAAKARIYRRASMQIVNADDPQVVAMHDPRRAARRYTLQAPGTGEFGLVQDGSEVWMACGTERLLPAAELRIAGRHNLANALAAIAMGDALGLSREAMRAALAGFNGLPHRTQWVAERAGVTWYNDSKGTNVGATMAALNGFDAPVVLIAGGDGKGADFTPLRAVVAARARAVVLIGRDAPRIEAALADSVPVFAARDLDEAVRTAAAQARAGDVVLLSPACASFDMFRNYEDRGERFTTVVRRFLE is encoded by the coding sequence ATGACCACGATCCAAGACGCGGGACGTCGTGTGCTCATCGTCGGCCTCGGGGCGACGGGCCTGTCCTGCGCGCGCTTTCTCGCCGCCCATGGCGCGGAGATCGCGGTGACGGATACGCGGGTGCATCCTCCAGGCCTGGATGACTTGCGCGAGACGTTGCCGGACGTGGCTGTGTTCCTGGGCGGGCTCGACGAGCAGGCACTACGTAGCGCCCACGAGATCGTGGTGAGTCCCGGGGTCTCCCTGCGCACTCCAGTCATCGCGGCGGCGATTGGGCGGGGGACGCCGGTGATCGGTGACGTGGAGTTGTTCGCCCGATACGCGCGCGCGCCGGTTGCGGCAATCACGGGTTCCAACGGTAAAAGCACGGTCACTACCCTGCTTGGCGAGATGGCGCGTGCGGCGGGGCGCGATGTCCGGGTGGGAGGTAATTTGGGTACGCCCGCCCTGGACCTGTTGAGTGATGGTGAGCCGGATCTCTACGTGCTGGAGCTCTCCAGTTTCCAGTTGGAGACCACCGCGAGCCTGAGTCCCGCCGTCGCGGCGGTGCTGAACCTGAGTCCCGATCATATGGACCGCTATCAGAACGTCGCGGAATATGCGGCGGCCAAGGCCCGCATCTACCGGCGGGCATCCATGCAAATCGTGAACGCTGATGATCCGCAGGTGGTGGCGATGCATGACCCGCGCAGGGCCGCACGCCGCTACACCCTGCAAGCGCCCGGTACCGGCGAGTTCGGTTTGGTGCAGGACGGGTCGGAGGTCTGGATGGCGTGTGGGACCGAGCGTCTGTTGCCGGCGGCGGAGCTGCGCATCGCCGGGCGTCACAATTTGGCGAATGCCTTGGCGGCCATCGCTATGGGCGATGCCCTTGGGCTTTCCAGAGAGGCGATGCGCGCGGCGTTGGCCGGGTTCAACGGGCTCCCGCATCGCACTCAATGGGTGGCCGAGCGCGCCGGCGTGACTTGGTACAACGATTCGAAGGGGACCAACGTGGGCGCCACGATGGCGGCGCTCAACGGTTTCGACGCACCGGTGGTGCTGATAGCCGGGGGTGACGGGAAAGGGGCGGATTTTACCCCGCTGCGCGCGGTGGTGGCGGCGCGCGCGCGCGCGGTGGTATTGATCGGGCGTGACGCGCCGCGCATCGAAGCGGCCTTGGCGGACAGTGTGCCGGTGTTCGCGGCCCGTGACCTGGATGAGGCGGTACGCACGGCCGCCGCTCAGGCGCGCGCCGGCGATGTGGTATTGCTGTCACCGGCGTGCGCCAGTTTCGACATGTTTCGGAACTATGAGGACCGCGGTGAGCGTTTCACGACAGTGGTCCGGAGGTTCCTGGAATGA
- a CDS encoding phospho-N-acetylmuramoyl-pentapeptide-transferase has translation MLYALAERLTDFYSGFNVFRYLTLRAILGVLTALAISFLIGPYVIRRLSFYQIGQTVRNDGPATHLIKAGTPTMGGALILVAVAVSTLLWADLDNRYVWVVLVVTLLFGAIGWVDDYRKLILRDPRGLSAGKKLFWQSLVGLGTASFLYYGATTPAETNLLVPFFKHVSVPLGLFYIPLAYLVIVGASNAVNLTDGLDGLAILPAVMVAGALGIFAYVTGHVKFSGYLGIPYIPGIGELVVVCGALVGAGLGFLWFNAYPAQVFMGDIGALALGAALGLLAVLVRQELVLLVMGGVFVVETASVIIQVASYKLTGRRVFRMAPLHHHFELKGWPEPRVIVRFWIITVILVLIGLATLKIR, from the coding sequence ATGCTCTACGCCTTGGCCGAACGCCTGACGGATTTCTACAGCGGGTTCAATGTATTCCGCTATCTGACCTTGCGCGCCATCCTCGGAGTGCTGACCGCGCTCGCAATCTCGTTTCTGATCGGACCATATGTCATCCGCCGCTTGAGTTTCTATCAGATCGGTCAGACGGTGCGCAACGATGGTCCCGCCACCCATCTGATTAAGGCGGGCACCCCCACCATGGGGGGTGCCCTGATTCTGGTAGCGGTCGCCGTGTCGACACTGCTGTGGGCCGATCTGGACAACCGCTATGTGTGGGTGGTGTTGGTCGTGACGCTGCTGTTCGGCGCCATTGGGTGGGTGGACGACTACCGCAAGCTGATCCTCCGGGATCCGCGCGGACTGTCGGCGGGCAAGAAGCTGTTCTGGCAGTCGCTGGTGGGGCTGGGCACAGCGAGCTTTCTCTACTACGGGGCGACTACGCCCGCGGAGACTAATCTTCTCGTCCCATTCTTCAAACACGTCTCGGTGCCGCTCGGACTCTTCTATATCCCGTTGGCCTATTTGGTGATCGTGGGTGCCAGCAACGCGGTGAATCTTACCGACGGGCTCGACGGGTTGGCGATCCTGCCCGCGGTGATGGTGGCGGGGGCCCTGGGCATCTTCGCTTACGTGACCGGTCATGTGAAGTTTTCGGGTTACCTGGGAATCCCCTACATCCCGGGGATCGGGGAGCTGGTGGTTGTGTGCGGTGCGCTGGTAGGCGCGGGGCTCGGCTTCCTGTGGTTCAACGCCTATCCGGCGCAGGTGTTCATGGGCGATATCGGCGCCCTTGCGCTGGGCGCCGCCCTGGGCCTGCTGGCGGTACTCGTTCGCCAGGAGCTCGTGCTGTTGGTGATGGGCGGGGTATTTGTGGTGGAGACCGCCTCGGTGATCATCCAGGTGGCTTCCTACAAGCTTACCGGCCGACGAGTGTTCCGCATGGCGCCGTTGCATCACCATTTCGAATTGAAGGGCTGGCCCGAACCGCGGGTCATCGTGCGGTTCTGGATCATTACCGTGATCCTGGTGTTGATTGGTTTGGCAACCCTGAAGATCCGGTGA
- a CDS encoding UDP-N-acetylmuramoyl-L-alanyl-D-glutamate--2,6-diaminopimelate ligase — translation MMAARPHAVHLHLRDLLDGLVQVSDRDDCEVRGLAVDSRGVRAGDVFFACAGRRSHGLAFLKQAIAAGSVAVVYEVRDAHEVRVLRERYAVPSGPRRVPLVAVPALSRHLGAIADRFFAHPSRDLTVVGITGTNGKTSCSHFLAQSLNGLGGRCEVIGTLGVGAMGHLEPVAHTTPDAVTVHRLLAEMRARGAGAVAMEVSSHGLHQGRVAGVRFDTALFTNLTRDHLDYHGDMRTYGRAKRLLFEAAGLRRAVLNLRDAFGQEILDSLSPEVQATGYYLDAGAPEPGARHLLPTHIPLVIGSDLQLHRAGISLRVETPSGSGRIDAALLGRFNAENVLATLAVLVSMEVPLDAALARVRALNTVPGRMEAFGAGPGQPLVVVDYAHTPDALEQALVSLRAHCEGELWCVFGCGGERDPGKRPLMGAVAEGLADRLVITNDNPRNESPTDIVINIQQGMQDPDRPYVCRDRADAIALAVRCARSSDVVLVAGKGHETMQLLGDQAIPFSDRNEVLRCLAERHP, via the coding sequence ATGATGGCCGCGCGCCCCCACGCCGTGCATCTGCACCTGCGGGATCTGCTGGATGGCTTGGTGCAGGTGTCGGACCGCGACGATTGCGAGGTCCGTGGGCTGGCGGTGGACAGCCGTGGGGTGCGTGCTGGTGACGTGTTCTTCGCCTGCGCCGGACGGCGCAGTCACGGCCTCGCGTTCCTGAAGCAGGCCATCGCGGCAGGATCGGTCGCGGTGGTCTACGAGGTACGTGACGCCCACGAAGTCCGCGTACTGCGCGAGCGTTACGCGGTACCCAGCGGCCCGAGACGCGTACCGCTGGTAGCGGTGCCGGCGCTCTCTCGGCACCTGGGTGCGATTGCCGACCGGTTTTTCGCCCATCCGTCCCGGGATCTGACCGTCGTCGGAATTACCGGCACTAACGGAAAGACCTCCTGCAGCCATTTTCTGGCCCAGTCCCTGAATGGACTTGGCGGTCGCTGCGAGGTCATTGGTACGCTGGGTGTCGGAGCCATGGGACATCTGGAGCCCGTCGCGCACACGACCCCTGACGCTGTCACGGTACATCGCCTGCTCGCGGAAATGCGCGCGCGCGGCGCGGGTGCGGTGGCCATGGAGGTTTCCTCCCATGGCCTGCATCAGGGACGGGTAGCGGGAGTGCGTTTCGACACCGCCTTGTTCACGAATCTGACCCGAGATCACCTGGACTACCACGGTGACATGCGCACCTACGGCAGGGCCAAGCGCCTGCTCTTCGAGGCTGCCGGCCTGCGCCGCGCAGTCTTGAACCTGCGCGATGCCTTCGGACAGGAGATCCTGGACAGTCTTTCCCCTGAGGTCCAGGCCACGGGCTACTATCTCGATGCCGGGGCGCCGGAGCCCGGTGCGCGGCACCTGCTCCCAACCCATATTCCGTTGGTCATCGGATCCGATCTGCAACTGCACCGCGCCGGAATTTCGCTGCGTGTGGAAACGCCGTCGGGTTCCGGCCGGATTGACGCCGCGCTGCTGGGACGTTTCAACGCCGAGAACGTCCTGGCGACGCTGGCGGTGCTGGTGTCTATGGAGGTGCCCCTGGACGCCGCACTGGCGCGCGTGCGCGCGCTGAATACCGTACCTGGGCGCATGGAGGCGTTCGGCGCCGGACCGGGGCAGCCGCTGGTGGTGGTGGACTATGCCCATACCCCCGATGCGCTGGAGCAGGCCTTGGTCTCCCTGCGCGCCCACTGTGAGGGCGAACTGTGGTGTGTGTTCGGTTGCGGCGGGGAGCGCGACCCGGGCAAGCGGCCGTTGATGGGTGCGGTCGCCGAGGGCCTTGCCGACCGCTTGGTGATCACCAACGACAACCCGCGGAATGAATCGCCTACCGACATCGTGATCAATATTCAGCAAGGCATGCAGGATCCGGACCGTCCCTATGTATGCCGCGACCGCGCCGATGCCATCGCACTTGCGGTGCGTTGCGCGCGGTCGAGCGATGTGGTCCTGGTGGCCGGCAAGGGCCACGAGACGATGCAGCTGCTGGGTGATCAGGCGATCCCCTTCAGCGACCGCAACGAGGTTCTGCGTTGTCTGGCGGAGCGACACCCATGA